From one Culex quinquefasciatus strain JHB chromosome 3, VPISU_Cqui_1.0_pri_paternal, whole genome shotgun sequence genomic stretch:
- the LOC6030826 gene encoding malate synthase — protein MDSLKRVCVERAPHRLEEAHGELFTQGVLGFLAELLAEFDDDVEKLLRRRLERRLHIKQGRWKPEFRNSSEDQDWKIEELPARLRNRKLDLGDVSPANTTNFVDCLYAKVQGIQVDFDDGHCPTWRNTVQGLYNVTRAVHARLPGAPADIQQCPVLMLRPRAFNMIEHHCMVNGKEVVGPLFDFAILMYHNAKLMASLDVGPYFYLSKIEGPNETQLWNKIFTWTEHRLGLRRGTIKACVLIENILAAYRMEDILYSLREHAIGLNCGIWDYSASIIAKFGDSPDFLIPDRNKYVNMGQPFLANYMRLLINVCHRRGALATGGMAAKLLPCGKGSNSLADEITESVKQAKSVEIDAGVDGFMVYDLRIVDAVNEMWQRKCPGDNQLSILPDVDRITAASLVKIPEGGVTIEGLNHNISVALLFIYHWFTGSGVFYLNGAVEDSATAEISRSQIWQWIRHRAAIEGKPDVLVTRSLVYTMLDGIISRAYKSWCTSIPDRKRLLSSKYVLLEIISAREYIEYITTYLNDSHKFRTLHNKNDGLESKL, from the exons ATGGACAGTCTAAAGCGGGTTTGTGTCGAACGGGCTCCCCATCGGCTGGAGGAAGCTCACGGTGAACTTTTCACCCAAGGTGTCCTCGGATTCTTGGCCGAACTGCTCGCCGAATTTGATGACGACGTTGAAAAG CTTTTGAGACGCAGATTGGAGCGTCGGCTGCACATCAAACAGGGTCGATGGAAGCCGGAATTCCGGAACAGCAGTGAGGACCAGGATTGGAAGATCGAGGAGCTTCCGGCGAGACTGCGCAATCGAAAGCTTGATTTGGGTGATGTAAGCCCGGCGAACACGACCAACTTTGTGGACTGTCTGTACGCCAAGGTTCAAGGCATTCAGGTGGACTTTGACGATGGACACTGTCCGACGTGGCGGAACACGGTGCAAGGGTTGTACAATGTTACGAGAGCGGTTCACGCGAGGCTACCTGGGGCGCCGGCAGATATTCAGCAGTGTCCGGTGTTGATGCTAAGACCGAGGGCGTTCAACATGATCGAGCATCACTGCATGGTCAATGGGAAGGAAGTGGTTGGGCCGTTGTTTGATTTTGCCATATTGATGTACCATAATGCGAAGTTGATGGCCAGTTTGGACGTTGGACCTTACTTTTATTTGTCGAAG ATCGAAGGCCCCAACGAAACTCAACTGTGGAACAAGATCTTCACTTGGACCGAGCATCGCCTTGGTCTCCGCCGGGGAACCATTAAAGCTTGCGTCCTGATCGAGAACATTTTGGCTGCGTACCGCATGGAGGACATTCTGTACTCACTCCGGGAGCATGCCATAGGGCTGAACTGCGGCATTTGGGACTATTCGGCGAGTATCATCGCAAAGTTTGGCGACAGTCCGGACTTTTTGATTCCGGACCGGAACAAGTACGTGAATATGGGTCAACCGTTTCTGGCGAATTACATGCGCCTGTTGATCAACGTTTGCCATAGGCGAGGAGCGCTGGCCACCGGTGGAATGGCCGCCAAGTTACTGCCCTGTGGGAAGGGGTCGAACAGttt AGCGGACGAAATTACAGAGAGCGTAAAACAAGCCAAGTCAGTGGAAATTGACGCTGGAGTTGATGGTTTCATGGTTTACGATCTTCGTATTGTTGACGCCGTCAACGAAATGTGGCAGAGAAAATGTCCAGGCGACAACCAACTATCGATCCTCCCAGATGTAGATCGGATCACTGCAGCTAGTCTCGTAAAGATTCCGGAAGGTGGAGTCACAATTGAAGGGCTCAA TCACAACATATCGGTAGCCTTACTCTTTATCTACCACTGGTTTACCGGAAGTGGAGTGTTCTATCTGAACGGCGCCGTGGAAGATTCAGCAACGGCGGAGATTTCCCGATCACAGATTTGGCAGTGGATTCGCCATCGGGCCGCCATCGAGGGCAAACCGGACGTGCTTGTGACGCGTTCGCTGGTGTACACCATGCTCGATGGGATTATTTCCCGGGCGTACAAGTCCTGGTGCACGTCGATTCCGGACAGGAAGAGGTTACTCTCGTCCAAGTACGTACTGCTGGAGATTATCTCGGCGAGGGAGTACATTGAGTACATCACGACTTATTTGAACGATAGCCACAAGTTTAGAACGCTGCACAACAAGAACGATGGGCTGGAGTCGAAGTTGTGA